Proteins encoded within one genomic window of Spirulina major PCC 6313:
- a CDS encoding 4a-hydroxytetrahydrobiopterin dehydratase, which translates to MASLLHSAAITEHLKTLPDWQQVENTIQRTFVFQDFVTAIDFVNRLVEPAESAGHHPDLSISYNKVTVSLSTHDAGGLTEKDFSLAAAIASLV; encoded by the coding sequence ATGGCATCGTTATTACATAGTGCAGCAATCACAGAGCACCTGAAGACGCTTCCCGATTGGCAACAGGTTGAAAATACGATCCAAAGAACGTTTGTGTTTCAAGACTTTGTAACTGCGATTGATTTTGTCAATCGTCTGGTTGAACCGGCGGAGTCAGCGGGACATCACCCGGATCTCAGTATTTCTTATAATAAAGTGACGGTCAGTCTCTCGACCCATGATGCGGGTGGGTTGACTGAAAAAGACTTTAGTCTGGCGGCGGCGATCGCATCCTTAGTCTAG
- the psbD gene encoding photosystem II D2 protein (photosystem q(a) protein): MTIAVGRTQERGWFDSVDDWLKRDRFVFIGWSGLLLFPCAYMALGGWLTGTTFVTSWYTHGLASSYLEGCNFITVAVSSPADAFGHSLLFLWGPEAQWSLTRWFQIGGLWPFVALHGAFGLIGFMLRQFEIARLVGIRPYNAIAFSGPIAVFVSVFLMYPLGQSSWFFAPSFGVAGIFRFILFLQGFHNWTLNPFHMMGVAGILGGALLCAIHGATVENTLFEDSDQANTFRAFTPTQSEETYSMVTANRFWSQIFGIAFSNKRWLHFFMLFVPVTGLWMSSIGIVGLALNLRAYDFVSQEIRAAEDPEFETFYTKNILLNEGMRAWMAPQDQPHERFIFPEEVLPRGNAL; this comes from the coding sequence ATGACCATAGCTGTTGGAAGAACACAAGAGCGAGGCTGGTTTGACTCAGTCGATGACTGGCTCAAACGCGATCGCTTCGTCTTCATCGGATGGTCTGGTTTGCTGCTGTTCCCCTGCGCCTACATGGCCCTGGGCGGCTGGCTGACCGGCACCACCTTCGTCACCTCCTGGTACACCCACGGACTGGCATCGAGCTACCTCGAAGGCTGCAACTTCATCACCGTCGCCGTGTCATCGCCCGCCGATGCCTTCGGTCACTCCCTGCTGTTCCTCTGGGGACCCGAAGCCCAGTGGAGCCTCACCCGTTGGTTCCAAATCGGCGGACTGTGGCCCTTCGTGGCGCTCCACGGCGCATTTGGGCTGATCGGCTTCATGCTGCGTCAGTTTGAAATTGCACGCCTCGTGGGGATTCGTCCCTACAATGCGATCGCCTTCAGTGGTCCGATCGCCGTATTCGTCAGCGTCTTCTTGATGTACCCCTTAGGACAATCCAGTTGGTTCTTCGCCCCCAGTTTCGGGGTTGCGGGGATTTTCCGGTTCATCCTGTTCCTGCAAGGGTTCCACAACTGGACGTTAAACCCCTTCCACATGATGGGAGTTGCCGGGATTCTGGGGGGTGCATTACTCTGCGCCATCCACGGAGCCACGGTAGAAAACACCCTCTTTGAAGACAGCGACCAAGCGAACACCTTCCGCGCCTTCACCCCGACCCAATCGGAAGAAACCTACAGCATGGTAACCGCCAACCGATTCTGGAGCCAAATCTTCGGAATTGCGTTTTCTAACAAACGGTGGTTGCACTTCTTCATGCTGTTTGTCCCCGTCACGGGCCTGTGGATGAGTTCCATTGGCATCGTTGGCCTCGCCTTAAACCTGCGGGCGTATGATTTCGTCTCCCAAGAAATCCGCGCCGCCGAAGACCCTGAATTTGAGACGTTCTACACCAAGAACATTCTGCTCAACGAAGGGATGCGGGCCTGGATGGCTCCGCAAGATCAACCCCACGAACGCTTCATCTTCCCTGAAGAAGTGCTGCCTCGCGGTAACGCTCTCTAG
- a CDS encoding energy-coupling factor ABC transporter ATP-binding protein, producing MREVTSTGQGPAIAVNQVNFGWRSHHPILQDCSLSIPRGEFWMLLGTNGSGKSTLLKLLAGLLTPQMGAIAVQQPVGFVFQNPDHQLVMPTVGADVAFGLVSERLSEAEVVTRVREALAAVNLLEFQRRPIYALSGGQKQRIAIAGAIARHCEVLILDEPTALLDPDTQIELVQQVRQLVKNRGLTALWVTHRLNELDYCDGAVLLQQGRIVDQGDPQRLKQALMH from the coding sequence TTGAGGGAGGTCACCTCAACGGGACAAGGGCCAGCGATCGCAGTTAATCAGGTCAATTTTGGCTGGCGATCGCACCATCCCATCTTGCAGGATTGTTCCTTGAGCATTCCTCGCGGTGAATTTTGGATGTTATTGGGAACGAACGGCAGCGGTAAGTCTACGCTGCTGAAGCTCCTGGCTGGCCTTTTAACCCCCCAAATGGGAGCGATCGCCGTACAGCAGCCCGTGGGCTTTGTGTTTCAAAACCCCGATCATCAGTTGGTGATGCCGACGGTGGGGGCAGATGTAGCCTTTGGTTTGGTCAGTGAACGCCTGTCGGAGGCGGAGGTGGTGACGCGGGTGCGGGAGGCCTTGGCGGCGGTGAATTTATTAGAGTTTCAACGCCGTCCGATCTATGCCCTCAGTGGAGGGCAAAAGCAGCGGATTGCGATCGCGGGCGCGATCGCCCGCCATTGCGAAGTGCTAATTCTCGATGAACCCACCGCCCTCCTGGACCCCGATACGCAAATCGAATTGGTGCAGCAGGTGCGGCAACTGGTGAAAAATCGGGGCTTAACCGCCCTATGGGTTACCCATCGCCTCAATGAGTTGGACTATTGCGATGGGGCGGTGTTGCTGCAACAAGGGCGAATTGTGGATCAAGGCGATCCCCAACGGCTCAAGCAGGCCCTGATGCATTAG
- a CDS encoding ABC transporter ATP-binding protein, with the protein MTAAVVIDHLKKRYGDTEAVKDISFTVERGEIFGLLGPNGAGKTTTIRCLCTLAKPDSGRIEVCGVSAIDQPRQTRRRLGYVAQEVALDKVLTGRELLELQAALYHLPKATAKERINQLIELLDLSAYADQKTGTYSGGLRRRLDLAAGLLHRPELLVLDEPTVGLDIESRFIVWEFLRQLRDAGTTVLMTSHYLEEIDALADRLAIIDGGKVLAEGTASALKDRVGGDRVTLRIREFATDAEAAQAQATLQDLPFVESVIINTAQGNSLNLVVQRNCNPLTQIEKTLSEIGLPTFSLAQSRPSLDDVYLAATGRTLMDAELAAASSRDLKKEKKQAMKAS; encoded by the coding sequence ATGACTGCTGCTGTTGTCATCGACCATCTCAAAAAACGCTACGGCGACACCGAGGCGGTTAAAGATATCTCATTCACCGTCGAGCGGGGGGAAATTTTCGGACTCCTCGGCCCCAACGGTGCGGGCAAAACCACCACCATTCGCTGCCTCTGCACCCTAGCTAAACCCGACTCTGGACGGATTGAAGTGTGTGGGGTCTCCGCCATTGACCAACCCCGCCAAACCCGACGGCGCTTAGGCTATGTCGCCCAAGAAGTGGCCCTTGATAAAGTGCTCACCGGGCGCGAACTGCTCGAACTGCAAGCCGCCCTCTATCATCTTCCCAAGGCCACCGCCAAAGAGCGGATCAACCAACTGATCGAACTGCTTGATCTCAGCGCCTACGCCGATCAAAAAACGGGGACCTATTCTGGGGGGTTGCGCCGTCGCTTGGATTTAGCAGCAGGCTTACTCCATCGGCCTGAGTTGTTAGTCTTAGATGAGCCGACGGTGGGCTTAGATATTGAAAGCCGCTTCATTGTGTGGGAGTTTTTGCGCCAACTACGAGATGCCGGGACAACGGTGCTGATGACGAGCCATTACCTCGAAGAAATTGATGCGTTGGCCGATCGGTTGGCGATCATTGACGGCGGGAAGGTGTTGGCGGAGGGGACGGCCTCGGCGTTAAAGGATCGCGTCGGGGGCGATCGCGTCACCCTGCGGATTCGAGAATTTGCCACCGATGCCGAAGCCGCCCAAGCCCAAGCGACCTTGCAGGATTTACCCTTTGTGGAAAGCGTGATCATCAACACGGCCCAAGGCAATTCCCTTAATTTGGTCGTGCAACGCAACTGCAACCCCCTCACCCAAATTGAAAAAACCCTCAGCGAGATCGGCTTGCCCACCTTTAGCCTCGCCCAATCGCGCCCCAGTTTAGATGATGTTTATCTCGCGGCAACAGGTCGCACCCTGATGGATGCGGAATTGGCCGCCGCCAGTTCACGGGATCTCAAGAAAGAGAAAAAACAGGCCATGAAAGCATCCTAA
- a CDS encoding ABC transporter permease: MSQSVSPTPFNLAPTAADAPEPSAIAEFTQETLALTKRLFIQLQRRPSTLMAGVIQPLMWLVLFGALFYNAPQNLFGEDVNYGQFLAPGVIVFTAFSGALNAGLPVMFDREFGFLNRLLVAPLSSRYSIVAASTIYIISLAFLQTAVIVVASAFLGAGMPSLFGLGAIALIVFLIVLGVTALSLGLAFALPGHIELIAVIFVTNLPLLFASTALAPLSFMAPWLQWIAALNPLTYAIEPIRYLYFNSDWSLGSGVMAAPWGEMNFAVMVAVLLGFDAIALLLIQPLLRRRFA; this comes from the coding sequence ATGAGTCAATCCGTTTCACCCACCCCGTTTAACCTCGCACCCACTGCGGCAGACGCACCGGAACCGAGCGCGATCGCTGAATTCACCCAAGAAACCCTCGCCCTCACGAAACGTTTATTCATCCAACTTCAACGCCGCCCCTCCACGCTAATGGCGGGGGTGATTCAGCCGTTGATGTGGTTGGTCTTATTCGGAGCCCTCTTTTACAATGCGCCCCAAAATCTCTTTGGTGAGGACGTGAATTATGGGCAGTTCCTCGCGCCGGGGGTGATCGTGTTTACGGCATTTTCCGGGGCGTTGAATGCCGGTCTGCCGGTGATGTTTGACCGCGAATTTGGCTTTTTAAATCGGTTGCTTGTTGCGCCCTTGTCTTCGCGTTACTCGATCGTGGCGGCCTCGACGATCTACATCATTAGCCTCGCGTTCTTGCAAACGGCAGTGATTGTGGTAGCCAGTGCGTTCCTCGGTGCGGGGATGCCGAGCCTGTTCGGGTTGGGAGCGATCGCCCTGATCGTTTTCTTAATCGTTCTGGGGGTAACGGCACTCAGTTTAGGCCTCGCCTTTGCCCTGCCCGGTCACATCGAACTAATCGCTGTGATTTTCGTGACGAACTTGCCCCTACTCTTCGCCAGTACCGCCCTTGCCCCCCTATCATTCATGGCCCCCTGGCTCCAGTGGATCGCGGCACTGAATCCCCTCACCTACGCGATCGAGCCGATTCGGTATCTCTATTTCAATAGCGATTGGTCGTTGGGGAGTGGGGTGATGGCGGCTCCGTGGGGTGAGATGAATTTTGCGGTGATGGTGGCGGTGTTGCTTGGGTTTGATGCGATCGCACTCCTGCTGATTCAGCCCCTTCTCCGGCGACGTTTTGCCTAA
- a CDS encoding DUF427 domain-containing protein: MFSPRPQRIEPQPGQESVWDYPRPAIAQPSTKHIQVVCNGVAIADSRNTIRVLETSHPPVYYIPIADVQMQYLSLTDRHSLCEWKGVANYYTITVGDTVLPNVAWQYPEPTESFNAIRDAIALYPSRMEACYVDGEKAQAQAGDFYGGWITSDIVGPFKGGSGTWGW, encoded by the coding sequence ATGTTTTCTCCTCGTCCCCAACGCATCGAACCCCAACCCGGCCAAGAATCAGTCTGGGACTATCCCCGCCCTGCGATCGCGCAACCCAGCACTAAACATATTCAAGTGGTCTGTAACGGTGTGGCGATCGCCGACAGCCGCAACACAATCCGCGTCTTAGAAACCAGTCATCCCCCGGTTTACTACATCCCCATCGCCGATGTGCAGATGCAGTATCTCAGCCTGACAGATCGCCATTCGTTGTGTGAATGGAAAGGCGTGGCGAACTACTACACTATCACCGTCGGTGATACCGTCTTGCCCAATGTCGCTTGGCAATACCCCGAACCCACCGAAAGTTTTAACGCCATTCGGGATGCGATCGCTCTCTATCCCAGCCGGATGGAAGCCTGCTACGTCGATGGCGAAAAAGCCCAAGCCCAAGCCGGCGACTTCTACGGCGGCTGGATCACCTCTGATATCGTTGGCCCCTTCAAAGGCGGCAGCGGCACTTGGGGCTGGTAG
- a CDS encoding iron uptake porin, with the protein MGQGLTGASQFSDVSPGDWAFQALDDLVRRYDCLKGYPNGTYRGNRALSRYEFAAGLNACLQQIERLIAETTADFATKEDLETMSRLMEEFEAELAMLGTRVDNLESRVAFLEDNQFSTTTKLAGQVVWTLGVPWGGTAGLPVNDELTFNYRARLAFDTSFTGKDRLRTRLDTSNAANGSFSGGNLGTSNANLNIYGSENNEVNVDKVWYRFPASDKLMLHVFARGALIDDVLDVGSTAPYSYDDVPLGNAYNTAFHDTHGTGTAGVGANYMINDTFGIDLGFFSSQANDASRGLFAGNIALPIQLNADLGKLQLAVGYARTFSPGDTRDANGDISSTIGLSSAGTSKAAKPFRDSTGLGLATSANHYHLSASYDVSDSVNVSGWIGYTEAFAEVSALATDGLTALVNKGESANIWNWAFNVSFPDLFQEADVLRLGFGQLPTAARVQGATPDDDASALMANIEYRFDVTDNIQLAPAFYAVFNPEGRKVNDTMYAAVLRTIFSF; encoded by the coding sequence ATGGGCCAAGGCCTGACCGGTGCATCTCAATTCAGCGATGTTTCCCCCGGTGACTGGGCATTCCAAGCCCTCGATGACCTTGTGCGCCGCTACGACTGTCTCAAGGGGTATCCCAACGGCACCTACCGAGGCAACCGCGCTCTTTCCCGCTACGAATTTGCCGCCGGTTTAAATGCTTGTCTTCAACAAATCGAGCGTCTCATCGCGGAAACCACCGCCGATTTCGCCACGAAAGAAGACCTCGAAACCATGAGCCGCCTCATGGAAGAGTTTGAAGCTGAACTCGCCATGCTCGGTACTCGTGTCGATAACCTCGAATCCCGCGTTGCCTTCCTCGAAGATAACCAATTCTCCACCACCACCAAACTCGCCGGTCAAGTAGTCTGGACCCTTGGTGTACCCTGGGGCGGTACCGCTGGTTTACCCGTAAACGACGAACTGACCTTCAACTACCGCGCTCGGTTAGCCTTCGACACCAGCTTCACCGGGAAAGACCGCTTACGCACTCGCCTGGATACCAGCAATGCCGCTAATGGTTCTTTCTCTGGGGGCAACCTTGGCACCAGCAACGCGAACCTGAACATATACGGCAGTGAAAATAACGAAGTCAATGTTGACAAGGTGTGGTATCGCTTCCCTGCTAGCGATAAGCTCATGCTGCACGTGTTTGCACGAGGTGCCTTGATTGATGATGTGTTAGATGTGGGCAGCACCGCTCCCTACTCCTACGACGATGTACCCCTTGGCAATGCCTACAACACTGCCTTCCACGATACCCACGGGACTGGAACGGCTGGGGTTGGGGCAAACTACATGATCAATGACACCTTTGGCATTGACTTAGGGTTCTTCAGCTCCCAAGCAAACGATGCCTCTCGCGGGTTGTTTGCCGGCAATATTGCCCTGCCGATTCAGTTGAACGCAGACCTAGGTAAGTTGCAATTGGCTGTGGGTTATGCCCGCACCTTTTCGCCCGGTGATACGCGGGATGCTAATGGAGACATTAGCTCTACCATCGGGTTGAGTAGTGCTGGAACCAGTAAAGCGGCAAAACCCTTCCGGGATTCGACCGGTCTTGGACTCGCAACCTCAGCGAACCACTACCATCTCTCCGCTTCTTATGATGTGAGCGACAGCGTCAACGTCAGTGGTTGGATTGGCTACACCGAAGCGTTTGCTGAAGTGAGTGCACTGGCTACCGATGGCCTCACCGCTTTGGTGAACAAAGGTGAATCAGCAAATATCTGGAACTGGGCGTTCAACGTGTCCTTCCCCGACCTCTTCCAAGAAGCTGACGTGCTGCGCCTCGGCTTTGGTCAATTGCCCACCGCTGCTCGTGTTCAAGGTGCAACCCCTGATGACGATGCTTCCGCGTTGATGGCGAATATTGAATATCGCTTCGATGTGACCGACAACATTCAGTTGGCTCCGGCGTTCTACGCTGTCTTCAACCCTGAAGGTCGTAAAGTTAACGACACGATGTATGCCGCTGTGTTGCGGACGATCTTCAGCTTCTAA
- a CDS encoding HetZ-related protein 2, translating to MTQDTVATEWVEGLVDHWRSHLEAEHPTLRLAKRQSIVQWLLGDDVDRLLELDATYRRITAQSMEYRYRILCQRYLNKSPGKAYQNLIQRLGSLMVVRNKIRTWVALSRDRHRAVADVLQEVIQEMLNSDRYLQTSIAFIAQCTPEPTLRNALLLASIEEYCMRPIRNQPLLVYRFVNYLRRSQRGGMTQVPQAERIKMISDEISLDEGESSVSLFDTEAVSDYQAAQEWEEQQVTRQAVQQEFEDYLREHVEPLAVDWLRLYLQGNSQDAIAQDLQLPVKQIYRLREKVSYHAVKIFALKGRPELVANWLQVSIHDHNLGLTSSQWQRFWDELTPQQQQLVAKLKMSEPIEKIANDLNLKKSQVMSEWGKVYQKAQEQRIAD from the coding sequence ATGACACAGGACACAGTGGCAACAGAGTGGGTTGAGGGCTTGGTGGATCATTGGCGATCGCATCTGGAGGCTGAACACCCGACACTGCGCCTGGCCAAACGTCAGAGTATTGTGCAGTGGCTGCTGGGTGATGATGTGGATCGCCTGTTAGAACTAGATGCCACCTACCGACGGATTACGGCCCAATCGATGGAATACCGCTATCGGATTCTCTGTCAGCGATATTTAAACAAAAGTCCGGGAAAGGCGTATCAAAACCTGATTCAACGTTTGGGGTCATTGATGGTGGTGCGCAACAAAATCCGCACGTGGGTTGCCCTGAGTCGCGATCGCCATCGTGCTGTTGCGGATGTGTTGCAGGAGGTGATTCAGGAAATGCTCAACAGCGATCGCTACCTGCAAACCTCCATTGCGTTTATTGCCCAATGCACCCCGGAGCCAACGCTACGCAATGCCCTGCTGTTGGCCAGCATCGAAGAATATTGCATGCGCCCGATCCGCAACCAACCCTTGCTGGTGTATCGGTTTGTCAATTATCTACGGCGATCGCAACGGGGGGGCATGACCCAAGTGCCCCAAGCCGAACGGATCAAAATGATTTCCGACGAAATCAGCCTCGATGAGGGGGAATCCTCCGTCAGCCTGTTTGATACAGAAGCGGTGAGCGATTACCAAGCGGCGCAGGAATGGGAAGAGCAGCAGGTGACGCGCCAGGCGGTGCAACAGGAATTTGAAGACTATTTGCGGGAGCATGTCGAACCCTTGGCGGTGGATTGGTTGCGGCTCTATTTACAGGGCAATTCCCAAGACGCGATCGCCCAAGACCTGCAACTTCCCGTTAAACAGATTTATCGACTCCGGGAAAAAGTCAGCTACCATGCCGTGAAAATTTTTGCCCTCAAAGGCCGTCCGGAATTAGTGGCCAATTGGCTGCAAGTGTCTATCCATGACCATAACCTCGGTTTAACGTCCTCTCAATGGCAACGGTTTTGGGACGAATTAACCCCACAACAGCAGCAACTAGTTGCCAAGCTCAAAATGTCCGAACCCATCGAAAAAATTGCCAACGATCTGAACCTCAAGAAATCTCAAGTCATGTCAGAGTGGGGCAAAGTTTACCAAAAGGCCCAGGAGCAACGCATCGCAGATTAG
- a CDS encoding response regulator — protein sequence MTVDHTALIKVYQILTTLQQKAVTGQLVLTTRQQRCCVYIYQGAIAYAIHPQHRVRRWQRAIKKHHCTMPNIPVTPKEPWEYYYLLQGVTEQTFSITKAQRIIESIFSEILVAMTLESEVNCQWKGGWEMESIARADVTLPIAALKPIFNEVRDAQAQWRSIGLTPLDLYSAPSLLIEPEREVSPGETVLKLQSIFNGQRTIWDLMVVLKQSFAAVTRLLDYYLKQGLMKFHALNDCKTPVAQTAIATQRAISHRPLIVCIDDSPQTCYQLEQILTKLGFRSLCISDPVQALPSLMQHQPDLLLIDLVMPVMNGYELCSHLRRVPSLQNVPVVLMTGSKSIVDYVRAKMVGANELLLKPLKTEGVQTLTQKYLLAKPMAIAPLKPTQPINPSLGFTSA from the coding sequence ATGACGGTTGATCACACTGCCCTGATCAAGGTTTACCAAATTCTCACTACGCTTCAGCAAAAAGCGGTCACGGGTCAACTTGTCCTGACAACTCGCCAGCAGCGATGCTGTGTCTATATCTATCAAGGGGCGATCGCCTACGCCATCCATCCTCAGCATCGGGTGCGACGCTGGCAACGGGCGATCAAAAAGCATCACTGTACGATGCCCAACATCCCCGTCACACCCAAAGAACCCTGGGAATACTACTACCTCCTCCAAGGGGTCACGGAACAGACCTTCAGTATTACTAAAGCACAGCGGATCATTGAGTCGATATTCTCTGAAATTCTGGTGGCGATGACCCTTGAATCCGAGGTGAATTGTCAATGGAAAGGGGGATGGGAAATGGAGAGCATTGCCCGTGCAGATGTGACGCTACCGATCGCAGCCCTCAAACCCATTTTCAATGAGGTTCGTGATGCCCAAGCGCAATGGCGCAGCATTGGCTTGACCCCCCTAGATCTCTACAGTGCGCCATCCTTGCTGATCGAACCGGAGCGAGAGGTCTCCCCTGGCGAAACGGTGCTCAAACTCCAGTCGATCTTCAACGGTCAGCGCACAATCTGGGATTTAATGGTCGTCCTCAAGCAGTCTTTTGCAGCGGTGACCCGCTTGTTAGACTATTACCTCAAGCAAGGGCTGATGAAATTTCATGCCCTCAACGACTGTAAAACCCCCGTCGCTCAAACCGCGATCGCCACCCAACGCGCTATTTCCCATCGTCCCCTCATCGTCTGCATTGATGACAGCCCCCAAACGTGCTATCAACTCGAACAAATTTTGACGAAATTAGGGTTTCGGAGCCTCTGCATTTCCGACCCGGTGCAAGCTCTGCCCAGCCTCATGCAACATCAACCGGATCTACTCCTGATTGACCTCGTGATGCCGGTGATGAACGGATACGAACTCTGTTCCCACTTGCGGCGGGTTCCTTCCCTGCAAAACGTGCCCGTGGTGTTGATGACAGGGAGCAAAAGCATTGTGGACTACGTGCGGGCGAAAATGGTGGGGGCCAATGAACTACTTTTAAAACCCCTCAAGACGGAAGGTGTACAGACCCTCACCCAAAAATATCTGCTGGCCAAGCCGATGGCGATCGCCCCCCTCAAACCAACACAACCGATCAACCCTTCCCTGGGGTTTACCTCCGCCTAG
- the lipB gene encoding lipoyl(octanoyl) transferase LipB — MTDSLPGCYLYLLDCWEYPTVWQWQRALLKARLDNPALADVLLLVEHPPVYTLGTGSTLDHLKFDPAQSPAALHRTERGGEVTYHCPGQLVGYPIVNLCRHQPDLHWYLRQLEAVIIQTLAAFGVQGERVPGLTGVWVEGVKVAAIGIKVKRWITMHGFALNVCPDLAGFEQIVPCGIRDRAVGSLVQFVPEVTMAQVRAQVILAFEQIFHCRLLPQVGLPVV, encoded by the coding sequence ATGACGGACTCGTTACCCGGTTGTTACCTCTACCTACTGGATTGTTGGGAGTATCCGACGGTTTGGCAGTGGCAGCGAGCGCTCCTCAAAGCCCGCTTAGATAATCCTGCCCTTGCCGATGTACTCCTCTTAGTCGAACATCCGCCGGTCTATACCCTCGGAACCGGCAGCACCTTAGACCATCTCAAGTTTGACCCAGCCCAAAGCCCTGCTGCTTTGCATCGCACCGAACGCGGCGGCGAAGTGACCTACCATTGTCCGGGGCAGTTGGTGGGCTATCCCATTGTGAATCTCTGTCGCCATCAGCCGGATCTCCATTGGTATTTGCGCCAATTGGAAGCGGTGATCATTCAAACCTTGGCCGCTTTTGGGGTACAGGGGGAGCGGGTTCCGGGGTTAACGGGGGTTTGGGTGGAGGGGGTGAAGGTGGCAGCAATCGGCATCAAGGTGAAGCGGTGGATCACGATGCATGGGTTTGCCCTCAATGTCTGCCCGGATTTAGCGGGGTTTGAGCAGATTGTGCCCTGTGGGATTCGCGATCGCGCCGTGGGATCATTGGTGCAGTTTGTGCCGGAGGTAACCATGGCGCAGGTACGGGCCCAGGTGATCCTCGCCTTTGAGCAGATTTTTCACTGTCGCCTTCTGCCCCAGGTGGGTTTACCGGTAGTCTGA
- the hpf gene encoding ribosome hibernation-promoting factor, HPF/YfiA family yields the protein MKLLIQGNNITVTDSIRDYVQQKLEKAVKHFQGITTTIDVHLSVARNPRISNSHSAEVTVHANGTVIRAQENSADLYASIDLVADKITRQLRKYKEKHLHKTQSQPKTAVRLDEQVLTEDLIGDRAPELPAEVVRMKYFAMPPMSVENALHQLQLVDHDFYVFLNEESNEINVIYSRNHGGFGVISPRNGNHANNGKAPADSASHINA from the coding sequence ATGAAGCTTTTAATCCAGGGCAATAATATTACTGTTACGGATTCGATTCGTGATTATGTGCAACAAAAGCTGGAGAAAGCTGTCAAACATTTTCAAGGTATCACCACTACGATTGATGTGCATCTTTCCGTAGCGCGTAATCCCCGCATTAGTAACAGTCACTCCGCAGAGGTGACGGTTCATGCCAATGGGACGGTGATCCGTGCGCAAGAAAATAGCGCCGATTTGTATGCCAGCATTGACCTTGTTGCAGATAAGATCACGCGGCAGCTTCGCAAGTATAAAGAGAAGCACCTGCATAAAACTCAATCCCAGCCGAAAACAGCAGTGCGCCTTGATGAGCAGGTTTTAACAGAAGACCTGATTGGCGATCGCGCTCCGGAACTGCCGGCAGAAGTGGTGCGGATGAAGTACTTTGCGATGCCGCCCATGTCCGTTGAAAATGCCCTGCATCAGCTTCAATTGGTGGATCACGACTTCTATGTGTTTCTCAATGAAGAAAGCAATGAAATTAATGTGATCTACAGTCGGAACCATGGCGGTTTTGGGGTGATTTCTCCCCGCAATGGTAACCATGCCAACAATGGCAAAGCCCCCGCTGATTCTGCATCCCACATCAACGCATAA